In Gimesia benthica, a single window of DNA contains:
- a CDS encoding hybrid sensor histidine kinase/response regulator: MSRLNWHQAVLQNMIDAVIAVDRDQRIMLLNPAAERLLGHALQQILGQNFFETFAFTTAESRAEIQNTLEMVLVTGEHAVIASQAPLTTKAGSPLQISGNISPIYEHPGRIMGALLVLYDPAAEMEQHLCSEDLLSFIENAPIAVALFDNSMRYLAASRRWIDDYKLDCESLLGRLHYEVFPETPTHWRIAHQQGLSGATLRDEELFLRHDGSVKWDRWILLPWYESRDSIGGIIVLTEDITDRKHLEQENQDLLEQLVAAQKIESLGRLAGGIAHDFNNMLSVIQGHVGLALLDIDSDHPIHHHLTEIRDAAERSTELTQQLLSFSSREESEPRLIELNQSIEGMLRILKRLIAEEIEFVWEPEADGCIVKMDPSQIDQILANLCVNASDAISGIGTITLKTENREFDHEFCKAHPDYLPGHFVMLSVSDTGPGIDPATQARIFEPFFTTKPQGKGTGLGLSTVAGIVKQNQGFVRVENQPGSGSTFEIFLPCRRDGKPLPLLERAVRAPVGTNEMILLIDDEPMLAKISREILLSLGYRVIIATSPRDAIQMMLDFKGTVNLLITDVVMPEMNGQELYHALQKLQPNLNVLYMSGYTLHIMAEQGITSEENSFLKKPFSRNELAVKVRQVLQGG; this comes from the coding sequence ATGAGTCGCTTGAACTGGCATCAGGCCGTCTTGCAGAACATGATTGATGCCGTGATCGCTGTTGACCGTGATCAGCGAATCATGCTGCTCAACCCCGCTGCGGAACGACTGCTCGGACATGCGCTCCAGCAGATTCTGGGACAGAATTTCTTCGAAACATTTGCGTTCACAACCGCAGAATCCCGAGCTGAAATCCAAAACACTCTCGAAATGGTCCTGGTGACAGGCGAACACGCCGTAATTGCCAGCCAGGCTCCCCTCACCACAAAAGCAGGTTCCCCTCTGCAAATCAGTGGCAACATCAGTCCGATCTATGAGCATCCCGGCAGGATCATGGGAGCACTGCTGGTCCTGTACGATCCCGCCGCCGAAATGGAGCAGCACCTTTGTTCCGAAGACCTGCTCAGTTTTATTGAAAATGCGCCAATCGCAGTTGCCCTGTTCGACAATAGCATGCGCTATCTGGCTGCCAGTCGCCGCTGGATCGACGATTACAAACTCGATTGTGAAAGTCTCCTGGGCCGTTTGCATTATGAAGTCTTTCCCGAGACTCCCACTCATTGGAGAATTGCCCATCAGCAGGGGCTCTCCGGAGCAACACTCCGCGACGAAGAACTCTTCCTGCGGCATGATGGATCCGTGAAGTGGGATCGATGGATCCTCCTGCCCTGGTACGAGTCGCGAGATTCCATCGGCGGTATTATCGTCCTCACGGAAGACATCACCGACCGCAAACATCTGGAGCAGGAAAATCAGGATCTGCTCGAACAACTGGTGGCAGCACAGAAGATCGAATCCCTCGGCAGGCTCGCCGGTGGCATCGCCCACGACTTCAACAACATGCTGAGCGTAATCCAGGGCCACGTCGGACTGGCGCTGCTCGACATCGATTCGGACCACCCCATCCATCATCACCTGACAGAAATTCGCGATGCTGCAGAGCGTTCCACCGAATTGACTCAGCAACTTTTGAGCTTCAGCAGTCGCGAGGAATCCGAACCCCGGCTGATTGAACTCAATCAGTCGATTGAAGGTATGTTGCGCATATTGAAGCGCCTGATTGCTGAGGAAATCGAATTTGTCTGGGAACCGGAAGCGGACGGCTGTATCGTCAAAATGGATCCCTCCCAGATCGATCAGATCCTCGCAAACCTCTGCGTGAATGCCAGTGACGCCATTTCCGGAATTGGCACCATCACCCTGAAAACGGAGAACAGGGAATTCGATCACGAATTCTGTAAAGCACATCCGGACTACCTTCCCGGTCATTTTGTGATGCTTTCGGTATCCGATACCGGGCCCGGCATAGACCCGGCCACACAGGCTCGCATTTTTGAACCCTTCTTCACCACAAAGCCACAGGGAAAAGGAACCGGGCTCGGCCTGTCTACCGTCGCAGGAATTGTGAAACAGAACCAGGGCTTCGTCCGCGTGGAAAATCAGCCCGGCAGTGGCTCGACGTTTGAAATATTCCTCCCCTGTCGTCGCGATGGAAAACCGCTCCCTCTCCTCGAACGCGCTGTACGTGCTCCCGTCGGTACGAACGAAATGATCCTGTTGATCGATGACGAACCGATGCTCGCCAAAATCAGCCGGGAAATCCTGCTCTCGCTTGGCTATCGCGTGATCATCGCCACCAGTCCCCGGGACGCCATCCAGATGATGCTTGATTTTAAGGGAACTGTGAATCTGCTGATCACCGATGTGGTCATGCCCGAAATGAACGGCCAGGAACTTTATCACGCGTTGCAGAAACTCCAGCCGAATCTCAACGTACTGTATATGTCCGGCTACACCTTGCACATCATGGCCGAACAAGGCATCACCAGCGAAGAAAACTCCTTCCTCAAAAAACCATTCTCGCGCAACGAACTGGCCGTCAAAGTCAGACAGGTACTGCAAGGGGGCTGA
- a CDS encoding ribonuclease toxin immunity protein CdiI, translating to MPIRIQLQDPLFPVQTFFNAIGDHEFWDIIHGLKNRVSYGLDVCFCEFPESLEFDEEPFEGVRFCIYEEEVIITEAEFEKLLQKLATIQVCRFPD from the coding sequence ATGCCTATAAGAATTCAGTTACAGGATCCGCTGTTTCCTGTCCAGACATTTTTTAATGCGATCGGTGACCATGAATTCTGGGACATAATTCATGGTCTCAAGAACCGGGTCAGTTATGGTTTGGATGTTTGTTTCTGTGAATTTCCTGAGTCTCTGGAATTTGATGAAGAGCCTTTCGAAGGTGTGCGTTTCTGCATCTATGAGGAAGAGGTCATTATCACAGAAGCAGAATTCGAAAAGCTGCTTCAGAAGCTGGCCACCATTCAGGTCTGTCGGTTTCCCGATTAG
- a CDS encoding formylglycine-generating enzyme family protein has translation MRITNVLRLLLLSGVIFNVVLPAKSSAADPPAQGNSKQIDLGADVSLEVLYIPPGKFMMGSTPEEKAWATGIEGGATPGTVRESYEGEKPRPMQVKDGFWMGRTEVSVGQFKRFVEESGYVTDAEKPDGETQVFDPNWKITAKAPPHPWISVKGKSWRDPGFGFPLRDCYPVVCVSWNDGRAFCKWLTERERKAGRLPEGLEYRLPTEAEWAYACRGGSTESHYFWWGDDLRDGEGRLNISAVDFLPGRNKIWPLANAPWSDGFAFVSPVDHYGEMGRNGFGLADMCGGVWEIVLDHFDPTGGHEEVYLVDQNRRPVCRGGNYYDVPGNARCAVRLGLKSDYYSDSRDGFRICLGVPRG, from the coding sequence ATGAGAATCACAAATGTGCTGCGTCTGCTGTTGTTATCTGGAGTCATTTTCAATGTCGTTCTGCCCGCGAAATCATCCGCCGCTGATCCACCAGCGCAGGGCAATTCAAAACAGATTGATCTGGGAGCAGACGTTTCACTGGAGGTCCTGTATATTCCGCCGGGCAAGTTCATGATGGGCAGTACTCCGGAGGAAAAAGCCTGGGCAACAGGGATTGAAGGGGGTGCGACACCGGGCACCGTGCGCGAGTCCTACGAAGGAGAAAAGCCACGTCCGATGCAGGTCAAAGACGGTTTCTGGATGGGACGGACCGAGGTCAGCGTCGGCCAGTTCAAACGCTTTGTCGAAGAGAGTGGCTACGTGACCGATGCCGAGAAGCCGGATGGAGAAACGCAGGTCTTTGATCCCAACTGGAAGATTACGGCTAAAGCGCCGCCGCACCCCTGGATTTCGGTAAAAGGCAAAAGCTGGCGTGACCCGGGTTTCGGATTTCCACTGCGCGACTGCTATCCGGTCGTCTGTGTGAGCTGGAACGACGGCCGTGCGTTCTGCAAATGGCTGACCGAGCGAGAACGTAAAGCGGGCCGCCTGCCGGAAGGTCTGGAGTACCGCCTGCCCACCGAAGCCGAGTGGGCATATGCCTGTCGGGGGGGAAGCACCGAGAGTCACTATTTCTGGTGGGGCGATGATCTGCGGGATGGCGAAGGTCGCCTGAATATCTCCGCCGTCGATTTTCTACCCGGACGCAACAAAATCTGGCCGCTGGCGAATGCCCCGTGGAGTGATGGCTTCGCGTTTGTCTCTCCCGTCGACCATTATGGCGAGATGGGACGCAACGGTTTCGGACTGGCCGACATGTGTGGCGGCGTCTGGGAAATCGTCCTCGATCATTTCGATCCCACGGGAGGCCATGAAGAAGTTTATTTAGTGGACCAGAATCGCCGCCCGGTCTGCCGGGGTGGGAATTACTACGACGTGCCCGGCAATGCCCGCTGCGCCGTCCGCCTGGGACTCAAGAGCGATTATTATTCCGATTCCCGCGACGGCTTTCGTATCTGCCTGGGCGTACCCCGGGGCTGA
- a CDS encoding DUF1501 domain-containing protein translates to MLSFCDHNHRNGRREFLRVGGLALGGLTLPGLLSLQAQAAGSGTLLKNKSVIFLFMHGGPSQIETFDPKMTAPSGIHSVTGEVATKIPGVTFGGTFPKLAQQADRMSIVRSYRSGDSRHDIKPIVHKDTLDANLGALYSRVVGANHPDNGMPTSAVLYPRAIDEKMMPAITKFGKFDSPGQMGSAYAPFVPGAGGDMQSNMTLSIPQNRLDDRRVLLAKLDRARWAAEKSDTFAASSELQQQAFDVILGGVSKAFDLSEEDPRVVARYDTAPLVRPEAISKRWKNYQRYIDNAQSLGKLLLMARRLCEAGCGFVTITTNFVWDMHADNNNAGVAEGMDYMGVPFDHAVSAFLEDVHERGLSDDILLVCTGEMGRTPKLNSRGGRDHWGNLSPLMLSGGGLKMGQVIGQSDRHAGGPQTEPIERKDLVTSIMHTLFDLGELRITRGVPNEVVQVATAGNVIPGLF, encoded by the coding sequence ATGCTTTCATTCTGTGATCACAATCATCGAAACGGTCGGCGGGAATTCCTGCGCGTGGGCGGTCTGGCGCTGGGTGGGTTGACCCTGCCTGGTCTGCTGTCGCTGCAGGCGCAGGCGGCGGGGTCGGGAACGCTGCTGAAGAACAAGTCGGTGATCTTCCTGTTCATGCACGGCGGTCCGAGCCAGATTGAGACGTTCGACCCCAAGATGACCGCGCCGTCTGGCATTCACAGCGTGACAGGTGAGGTGGCGACGAAGATTCCCGGCGTGACGTTCGGAGGGACGTTTCCGAAACTGGCGCAACAGGCCGACCGGATGTCGATTGTCCGCTCTTACCGTTCGGGGGACAGTCGACATGACATCAAACCGATCGTGCATAAAGATACGCTCGATGCCAACCTGGGTGCGCTTTACTCCCGTGTGGTGGGGGCGAATCATCCTGATAACGGAATGCCCACGAGTGCGGTGCTGTATCCGCGTGCTATTGATGAAAAGATGATGCCGGCGATTACCAAGTTCGGCAAATTCGATTCCCCCGGGCAGATGGGAAGTGCGTATGCACCGTTTGTTCCCGGAGCCGGGGGAGACATGCAGTCGAACATGACGCTGTCGATTCCGCAGAATCGCCTGGACGATCGACGCGTGCTGTTAGCGAAACTGGATCGCGCCCGCTGGGCGGCTGAGAAGAGTGACACGTTTGCCGCTTCGTCGGAGTTGCAGCAACAGGCGTTTGATGTGATCCTGGGGGGCGTTTCCAAAGCCTTCGATTTGTCAGAGGAAGACCCAAGAGTTGTGGCCCGCTACGATACGGCGCCGCTGGTTCGTCCTGAAGCGATCAGCAAGCGCTGGAAGAACTATCAGCGGTACATCGATAACGCACAGTCATTAGGAAAACTGCTACTGATGGCGCGACGTCTGTGCGAAGCGGGTTGCGGGTTCGTGACGATCACCACGAATTTTGTGTGGGATATGCACGCGGACAATAACAATGCAGGTGTGGCTGAGGGGATGGACTACATGGGCGTCCCCTTCGATCACGCGGTCTCTGCGTTTCTGGAAGACGTGCACGAGCGGGGCCTGAGCGATGACATTCTGCTGGTCTGCACGGGCGAAATGGGACGGACTCCCAAACTCAACAGCCGCGGCGGTCGCGATCACTGGGGGAACCTGTCGCCTTTGATGCTGAGTGGCGGCGGGCTCAAGATGGGGCAGGTGATTGGTCAGTCAGACCGACACGCCGGCGGTCCGCAGACCGAGCCGATTGAGCGGAAAGACCTGGTGACCAGCATCATGCACACACTGTTCGACCTGGGCGAACTGCGGATTACGCGGGGTGTGCCCAACGAAGTGGTGCAGGTCGCGACGGCCGGTAATGTGATTCCTGGACTGTTCTGA
- a CDS encoding metallophosphoesterase family protein, translating to MKIGILSDSHNHLERTERAVALLQEAGAEALFHCGDLATPEIVSACAVLPFYFTFGNHDADSVPQLEQAAQGQDIHCLRWGGEVKLAKRRIALVHGHISRDLKPLLAAEPDYLLTGHSHQNHDFHEGTTRRINPGALFRAKVFTVATLDLATDDLQWIEVPR from the coding sequence GTGAAAATCGGCATCCTCTCAGACTCACACAATCACCTGGAGCGGACCGAACGCGCCGTCGCGCTGCTGCAGGAAGCGGGTGCCGAGGCGCTGTTTCATTGTGGCGACCTGGCGACACCCGAAATCGTCTCTGCCTGTGCGGTGCTCCCCTTCTATTTCACCTTTGGCAATCACGACGCCGACTCTGTCCCTCAACTCGAACAAGCGGCACAGGGACAGGACATTCATTGTCTGCGCTGGGGCGGCGAAGTCAAACTGGCAAAAAGACGCATTGCCCTGGTGCACGGTCATATCAGCCGTGATCTGAAACCTCTGCTGGCTGCCGAGCCCGATTACCTGCTCACCGGCCATTCGCACCAGAATCACGACTTCCATGAAGGCACCACTCGCCGCATCAACCCCGGCGCCCTGTTCCGGGCGAAAGTCTTCACCGTCGCCACACTCGATCTGGCAACCGACGATCTGCAGTGGATCGAGGTACCCCGATGA
- a CDS encoding glycosyltransferase family 87 protein yields MIRDLFDRHNKIWRAAFIVLAVIVSVIQFLRIARRPPGDFPLHWTSGHFIATGQFLYTRNINYPYPPFWGFVHSTLAWIPMETAYLLVYPLFFVALYVLVRVLNRLSEVHFPLGKNELFWLVTVAILLSSRYLIRDMLECGVNLALVAAAWLAVYLWREKKELQGSLILGFAMALKCTPSLFWVWFILKREWKMAGLTFLAAACFTLSPMLKLGYAEYDRTVRHWVFNVMHGVKEKDPSKGIAGPVPIANMSLRITLARYLMHFPKEHEGRMKTPLYVDFLNLPPVTAGRIISLSMLVFLIFIAWLFRRHYDDRSDERILWECAVLSILILLYSPVTWGQHCVGIFPGVYLLIRSSMSQEHFTKPLKVGIGLFVFLVLILNRAFIGKFYSELLGTYHTSTFLFLGIIGFLLSRHFRVTREKTAEAALQPAQENEPVTA; encoded by the coding sequence TTGATCAGAGATCTGTTTGACAGACATAACAAAATCTGGCGTGCCGCGTTTATCGTACTGGCTGTGATTGTCTCCGTCATTCAGTTCCTGCGAATTGCCCGTCGCCCTCCCGGTGATTTTCCCTTGCATTGGACTTCGGGACATTTCATCGCCACTGGTCAGTTCCTTTATACCCGCAACATCAATTACCCGTATCCCCCGTTCTGGGGTTTCGTCCATTCCACACTGGCATGGATTCCGATGGAGACCGCGTACCTGCTGGTCTACCCCCTGTTCTTTGTAGCGCTGTATGTACTCGTTCGCGTTTTGAACCGTTTGAGCGAAGTGCATTTTCCGTTGGGGAAAAACGAACTGTTCTGGTTGGTCACAGTCGCGATTCTGCTCTCGAGCCGGTACCTGATTCGAGACATGCTGGAATGCGGTGTGAATCTGGCACTGGTGGCTGCTGCCTGGCTGGCCGTTTATCTCTGGCGTGAAAAGAAGGAGCTGCAGGGGAGCTTGATTCTGGGATTCGCGATGGCGCTGAAATGTACGCCTTCCTTATTCTGGGTCTGGTTCATTCTCAAGCGGGAATGGAAGATGGCCGGGTTGACTTTCCTGGCAGCGGCCTGCTTTACATTATCTCCCATGCTCAAACTGGGGTATGCCGAATACGATCGCACAGTGCGGCACTGGGTATTTAACGTGATGCACGGTGTTAAGGAAAAAGATCCTTCCAAAGGAATTGCCGGCCCGGTTCCAATCGCGAATATGTCTTTGCGAATCACGCTTGCCCGTTACCTGATGCATTTCCCCAAAGAGCATGAAGGGCGGATGAAAACGCCATTGTATGTGGACTTTCTGAATCTGCCTCCGGTGACGGCAGGACGGATCATCTCGCTGAGTATGCTGGTGTTTCTGATTTTTATTGCCTGGCTGTTCCGCAGGCATTACGACGACCGTTCGGATGAACGCATTCTCTGGGAATGTGCGGTACTGTCGATCCTGATCCTGTTATATTCGCCGGTCACCTGGGGACAGCATTGCGTGGGGATATTTCCGGGTGTCTATTTGCTGATCCGCTCTTCCATGAGTCAGGAGCATTTTACAAAGCCGCTCAAGGTCGGCATCGGGCTTTTTGTGTTCCTGGTGCTGATTTTGAACCGCGCATTTATCGGCAAGTTCTATAGTGAGCTGCTGGGAACTTACCATACCTCTACGTTTCTGTTTCTCGGCATCATCGGTTTTCTGCTTAGTCGCCATTTTCGTGTGACCCGGGAGAAAACAGCAGAAGCCGCGCTGCAACCGGCGCAAGAGAATGAACCGGTTACCGCTTGA
- a CDS encoding DUF2256 domain-containing protein, translating into MTHRKSELPQKRCAACGRPFTWRKKWARVWEEVKYCSTRCRRDRGQTE; encoded by the coding sequence ATGACACACCGCAAGTCAGAGCTGCCACAAAAGCGCTGCGCCGCCTGCGGGCGGCCTTTTACCTGGCGTAAAAAGTGGGCCCGTGTCTGGGAGGAAGTCAAGTACTGCAGCACGCGCTGTCGACGTGACCGAGGACAGACAGAGTGA
- a CDS encoding antibiotic biosynthesis monooxygenase family protein → MITVGMNYQVIDGKQAEFEAKFAGVQQALQQAEGHTSSHLWQDVSDNASYMITSEWSDEQAFQDFIHSDAFRAVTDWGKEEILSDRPRHKIYKH, encoded by the coding sequence ATGATTACAGTGGGAATGAACTACCAGGTGATTGATGGTAAGCAGGCTGAGTTCGAAGCGAAGTTTGCCGGTGTTCAGCAGGCGCTGCAACAGGCTGAGGGACATACCTCATCCCACTTGTGGCAGGATGTGAGCGACAACGCTTCCTACATGATTACCAGTGAATGGTCCGACGAACAGGCATTCCAGGATTTTATCCACAGCGATGCTTTTCGTGCGGTTACCGACTGGGGTAAGGAAGAGATTCTGTCAGATCGTCCGCGTCATAAAATTTACAAACACTGA
- a CDS encoding HEAT repeat domain-containing protein, producing MKPSKFYLKYNRSGLGCLLLIIGTPVALFLFWHLAPSSWILRLELQNQLERMAYDTSCSAGPEAIPLLQEYLAHQNANTRFITVSATGAYIGSHQESSQPLITAICNLALHDKSLKVRLHAISTLRQVFNTSTEVDHTVLELMNHQSEAIRFEARELLLIRIGRGIEVSTELCTIREQLKPALETAEIADPDNCAVKNLKTFLEKCDMAQEQ from the coding sequence ATGAAACCATCAAAATTCTACCTCAAATATAATCGCAGCGGACTGGGTTGCCTGCTGTTGATCATCGGTACCCCTGTGGCATTGTTTCTGTTCTGGCATCTGGCACCCTCCAGTTGGATTCTGCGACTTGAACTACAGAATCAATTGGAAAGAATGGCCTATGATACGAGTTGCTCAGCAGGCCCAGAGGCGATTCCGTTACTACAGGAATACCTGGCTCATCAAAATGCCAACACCCGATTTATCACCGTCAGTGCAACTGGTGCCTATATTGGTTCTCACCAGGAAAGCAGTCAGCCACTGATTACCGCAATTTGTAACCTGGCGCTCCATGACAAAAGCCTCAAGGTACGACTACACGCAATAAGCACACTCCGGCAGGTCTTTAATACTTCAACTGAGGTCGATCACACCGTGCTGGAACTGATGAACCACCAGAGCGAAGCCATCCGCTTTGAAGCCAGAGAGTTGCTGCTGATTCGCATTGGCCGCGGAATTGAGGTCTCAACAGAGCTTTGCACGATCCGTGAGCAGTTGAAGCCTGCACTCGAAACAGCAGAAATAGCAGACCCTGATAATTGCGCTGTGAAAAATCTCAAAACGTTTCTGGAGAAGTGTGACATGGCTCAGGAGCAGTAA
- a CDS encoding right-handed parallel beta-helix repeat-containing protein — MNVFRFFLTSLMVCCLTCRTQADLNLYVKADAGPGGDGSQAKPFRQIEQARDAIRRSRQNGQLKVGAGATVHIQPGVYQITKSLEFNKTDSGTAEAPIVFRATHQGQTLIQGGVSLDPASFQPVTDAAILKRLPASARDKVRVCDLSSIAAGSFAELKRSYRGVPVGPWLYVNGAPMTLARWPNAAADHGGWASFSKVVDKGLPDPKAEDPEQRKLHPGAFIFDDPRPARWNLKDGVWLLGYWTHDWSDEVIRIADYDAKQKTIRLAAPHNYGIMGGTWGSKSRRFFALNVLEELDAPGEWYLDRRQKQLYFYPEQNQQATSIVLATLTQPLLKLQDTQHVRFENLNLEYGHSEGVSLKNTTGIELAGCVVANLASGGISVNGKQNTIRSCDLYHLGTRGIALYGGDRKQLTRADNRAINNHIHHYGLFQRTYAPGIYANGCGQIVQNNCIHDAPHNAVLYGGNENLFERNEIYRVVMETGDSGAFYTGRDWTSQGNILRHNFIHHLGGGDAEHVNTMGVYLDDCDSGDRVEGNVFYQTGRAIMIGGGRDNPILNNLILDCPIGLHVDSRGMTWKQWNNPNEPSWQLEKKAEAMNYQSPPWSERYPHLAKIMQDSPREPLYNPILRNVFVDCSKEVAHLDGNVKKLLDKFDMENNLAVNTRGTSRGIAMTNDLKGFTNLSGTPDKPIPLGLTENSQGKWELHQDPSLLTKEIGFEPIPFDKIGLYLDDYRRKLPE; from the coding sequence ATGAACGTGTTTCGATTCTTTCTCACCAGTCTGATGGTCTGTTGTCTGACTTGCCGGACGCAGGCAGATCTCAATTTGTATGTCAAAGCCGATGCTGGTCCCGGGGGCGATGGCAGTCAAGCAAAGCCGTTTCGTCAGATCGAGCAGGCACGCGATGCGATCCGCCGGTCTCGTCAGAATGGTCAGCTGAAAGTGGGAGCCGGTGCAACAGTCCATATTCAGCCCGGTGTTTATCAAATCACTAAATCGTTGGAATTCAATAAGACAGATAGCGGCACCGCCGAGGCACCGATTGTCTTTCGTGCGACTCACCAGGGCCAGACACTGATCCAGGGGGGCGTCAGTCTCGATCCCGCATCGTTTCAGCCGGTCACCGACGCTGCCATTCTAAAACGGCTGCCTGCTTCCGCCCGCGACAAAGTCCGGGTCTGTGATCTATCGTCTATCGCTGCCGGTTCGTTCGCGGAACTCAAACGTTCCTACCGGGGTGTCCCCGTCGGTCCCTGGCTGTATGTGAACGGCGCACCGATGACGCTCGCCCGCTGGCCGAATGCCGCTGCGGACCATGGTGGCTGGGCTTCCTTTTCCAAAGTCGTTGACAAAGGGCTGCCCGACCCCAAAGCCGAGGATCCGGAACAACGCAAACTGCACCCCGGTGCGTTCATCTTTGATGATCCCCGGCCCGCCCGCTGGAACCTGAAGGATGGCGTCTGGCTGCTCGGTTACTGGACTCATGACTGGAGCGACGAAGTCATCCGGATCGCCGACTATGATGCAAAGCAGAAAACAATCCGTCTGGCAGCCCCTCATAATTACGGCATCATGGGTGGCACGTGGGGATCCAAATCACGTCGCTTCTTCGCGCTTAACGTTCTGGAGGAACTGGACGCACCCGGCGAATGGTATCTCGATCGCAGGCAGAAGCAGCTTTATTTCTATCCTGAGCAAAATCAGCAAGCGACCTCGATCGTCCTGGCGACGTTGACACAGCCCCTGCTCAAACTGCAGGACACGCAGCACGTCCGCTTTGAGAACCTGAACCTGGAGTACGGTCATTCGGAAGGGGTCTCGCTGAAGAACACCACCGGCATTGAACTGGCCGGGTGTGTGGTCGCGAACCTGGCCAGTGGCGGTATCTCCGTGAATGGTAAGCAGAATACGATCCGCAGCTGCGATCTGTATCACCTGGGAACACGCGGCATCGCCTTGTATGGAGGCGACCGTAAACAGCTCACACGCGCCGACAATCGCGCGATCAATAACCACATCCATCATTACGGACTCTTCCAGCGAACCTATGCCCCGGGCATCTATGCGAATGGTTGCGGGCAGATCGTTCAGAACAACTGTATTCACGATGCCCCTCATAACGCGGTCCTGTATGGCGGTAATGAGAACCTGTTCGAACGGAATGAAATCTACCGCGTCGTCATGGAGACGGGTGACTCGGGCGCCTTTTATACCGGTCGCGACTGGACCAGCCAGGGAAACATCCTGCGACACAACTTCATCCACCACCTCGGAGGCGGCGACGCAGAGCATGTCAACACGATGGGCGTCTACCTGGATGATTGCGACAGCGGCGACAGGGTGGAAGGCAACGTGTTCTACCAGACCGGCCGGGCCATCATGATTGGCGGTGGTCGCGATAACCCCATTCTGAATAACCTGATCCTCGACTGTCCTATCGGCCTGCACGTCGATTCCCGTGGCATGACCTGGAAACAGTGGAACAATCCCAATGAACCAAGCTGGCAGCTCGAAAAGAAGGCGGAAGCAATGAACTACCAGAGCCCTCCCTGGAGCGAACGCTATCCCCACCTCGCTAAAATCATGCAGGACTCACCTCGTGAACCGCTCTATAATCCGATCCTTCGGAATGTGTTCGTGGACTGCTCAAAGGAAGTCGCACATCTGGACGGTAACGTAAAGAAGCTGCTTGACAAGTTCGACATGGAAAATAATCTCGCCGTGAATACGCGTGGCACATCACGGGGTATCGCCATGACCAACGATCTCAAAGGCTTCACCAACCTGAGCGGGACCCCTGACAAACCCATTCCACTGGGCCTGACAGAAAATTCACAAGGCAAATGGGAACTGCACCAGGATCCCTCCCTGCTGACGAAAGAGATCGGTTTTGAGCCGATTCCCTTTGACAAAATCGGGCTTTATCTGGATGACTATCGACGCAAACTGCCAGAGTAA
- a CDS encoding cupin domain-containing protein produces the protein MNDTTVKKVDSAHSPEGTMGQKYLASGVSVSMRLWEESPGSVDPQPMSRDYEVVGFVIKGTAELELEDQKLLLNPGESWLVPKHAVHRYRILEPFVAVEATAPPAHVHDRDSK, from the coding sequence ATGAATGATACCACTGTCAAAAAAGTAGACTCAGCCCATTCACCCGAAGGAACGATGGGACAGAAATACCTGGCTTCCGGAGTTTCGGTTTCGATGCGACTCTGGGAAGAATCACCTGGATCGGTCGACCCGCAACCGATGAGCCGGGATTATGAAGTCGTCGGATTCGTCATCAAAGGGACGGCTGAACTGGAACTGGAAGATCAGAAGCTGCTGCTCAATCCGGGCGAAAGCTGGCTGGTGCCGAAACATGCGGTTCACCGCTATCGGATCCTGGAACCGTTCGTCGCAGTCGAGGCCACAGCTCCACCGGCTCATGTGCATGATCGTGACAGTAAATAG